A stretch of the Thalassotalea euphylliae genome encodes the following:
- a CDS encoding DUF1538 domain-containing protein: protein MNLLTILTDLAQTMFSTVTDVIPIAVIIFGFQFAVIRQPVPNIGKVLTGFVWVVVGLTFFLVGLERALFPLGKLMAQQLTDPVFIAGGEALNAVKQAITLSWQDYGWVYLFAFLIGFSTTIAEPSLIAVAIKANQVSGGAIGIWGLRISVALGVAIGISLGCYRIVVGDPIHWYIIAGYVVVVIQTLFAPKLIIPLAYDSGGVTTSTVTVPLVAALGLGLAETVPGRSPLIDGFGLIAFASLFPMMSVMAYAQLSQWYAQRKRPEAAQS, encoded by the coding sequence ATGAACCTACTCACGATATTGACCGATCTCGCACAAACCATGTTCAGCACGGTAACAGATGTTATTCCAATTGCCGTTATTATTTTTGGCTTTCAATTTGCCGTCATACGCCAGCCTGTACCCAATATCGGTAAGGTACTGACAGGGTTTGTTTGGGTTGTCGTCGGCCTAACGTTTTTCTTAGTCGGCTTAGAACGAGCCTTGTTCCCACTTGGCAAACTAATGGCGCAGCAACTTACTGACCCTGTGTTTATTGCTGGTGGCGAAGCACTTAACGCGGTTAAACAGGCTATTACACTTAGCTGGCAAGACTATGGCTGGGTTTATTTATTCGCTTTCTTAATCGGTTTTAGTACCACCATTGCCGAACCCTCATTAATTGCTGTGGCGATCAAAGCGAACCAAGTTTCTGGTGGTGCCATTGGCATTTGGGGATTGCGTATTTCAGTTGCACTTGGCGTTGCTATTGGGATTTCTTTGGGTTGTTACCGCATTGTTGTTGGCGACCCTATTCACTGGTACATCATTGCTGGCTATGTCGTTGTGGTTATCCAAACCTTATTTGCGCCGAAATTGATTATTCCACTGGCGTATGATTCCGGTGGGGTAACAACGTCAACCGTAACCGTGCCATTAGTCGCAGCGCTTGGTTTAGGCCTAGCGGAAACTGTGCCGGGCAGAAGCCCACTTATTGATGGCTTTGGATTAATCGCTTTTGCTAGTCTGTTCCCGATGATGTCGGTAATGGCCTATGCACAATTAAGTCAATGGTACGCTCAGCGCAAACGCCCTGAAGCGGCTCAATCTTAA
- a CDS encoding CBS domain-containing protein — protein MKQTIKAKDVMTSAYAQLDGMQTVREALTAMKEKNTQVVIVNKRDQHDAYGILLLSDIAKKVLAKDRSLDRVNIYEIMSKPVMSVPPEMDVRYCARLFDKFGLSCAPVIESEQILGLVGYQELLMKTIEQFE, from the coding sequence ATGAAACAAACCATCAAAGCAAAAGATGTTATGACCTCAGCCTATGCCCAACTTGACGGCATGCAAACAGTGCGCGAAGCACTTACCGCGATGAAAGAAAAAAATACGCAAGTCGTGATTGTGAACAAACGCGACCAACATGACGCTTATGGTATTTTATTGCTGTCAGACATCGCGAAAAAAGTGCTGGCTAAAGACCGCTCGCTTGACCGCGTGAATATTTATGAAATTATGTCTAAGCCAGTGATGTCGGTGCCGCCAGAAATGGATGTACGCTACTGTGCACGCTTATTTGATAAGTTTGGCTTGAGCTGTGCGCCAGTGATTGAATCAGAGCAAATTCTGGGCTTAGTTGGCTATCAAGAATTGCTGATGAAAACTATTGAACAATTTGAGTAA
- a CDS encoding acyl-CoA thioesterase codes for MTSASQDWAFFGRRLVQTGNLNHNDTLFGGTMLAWIDEEIYIYAKCQLGNQDDMTMVTARFGEINFRAPAFKGNIIEFGMKTKNLGRTSITVDVLVRNKSTHCVICEVHDVTFVCVDPETMKPIPHGCLPED; via the coding sequence ATGACATCAGCCTCGCAAGATTGGGCCTTTTTCGGTCGCCGTTTAGTGCAAACCGGCAACCTTAATCACAATGACACCTTGTTTGGTGGCACTATGTTGGCGTGGATAGACGAAGAAATTTACATCTACGCCAAGTGCCAATTAGGTAACCAAGATGATATGACCATGGTAACGGCTCGATTTGGCGAAATTAATTTTCGTGCGCCAGCTTTCAAAGGCAATATCATCGAATTTGGGATGAAAACCAAGAACCTTGGTCGTACCTCAATCACGGTTGATGTACTGGTGCGCAATAAATCAACTCATTGCGTTATCTGTGAAGTGCACGATGTGACTTTTGTCTGTGTTGACCCTGAAACCATGAAGCCGATCCCTCACGGCTGTTTGCCAGAAGATTAA
- a CDS encoding ubiquinone biosynthesis accessory factor UbiJ, with protein MRPALLAQLLCSAIETIANQAFALSERPVTFAEKYQGKALAIDLKELGFSLQFQYISAKLLVTSPEQPAADCTITTSLSTLNKIKSEYQLTELIKADQLDISGDMKLAQQFAALAESIEIDWGSAIEAHIGDVATHKLLSLVAKAKDKLNFAKAQISADMSEYLVFEQQLVVSASELRHFNEGVKDNQQYAEQLAQRIDDLSAKISKLSHH; from the coding sequence ATGCGACCTGCTTTACTTGCTCAATTGCTGTGTTCAGCGATAGAAACTATCGCTAATCAAGCGTTTGCACTAAGTGAAAGGCCAGTAACTTTTGCCGAAAAGTATCAAGGCAAAGCACTTGCTATTGACCTCAAAGAGCTCGGCTTTTCACTGCAATTTCAATATATCTCTGCGAAGTTATTAGTCACAAGTCCTGAGCAGCCAGCTGCTGATTGCACCATTACCACTAGCTTATCAACACTGAACAAAATAAAAAGTGAGTACCAACTTACTGAATTAATAAAGGCAGACCAGCTCGATATTTCGGGCGATATGAAACTCGCACAGCAGTTTGCTGCCTTGGCAGAAAGTATTGAGATTGATTGGGGCAGTGCCATTGAGGCACATATTGGTGATGTTGCAACGCACAAGTTGCTAAGCCTTGTGGCTAAAGCGAAAGACAAGCTGAATTTTGCTAAAGCACAAATAAGCGCGGATATGAGCGAATACTTGGTCTTTGAGCAACAGTTAGTGGTTTCTGCTAGCGAATTGCGTCACTTTAACGAAGGCGTAAAAGACAACCAGCAATACGCTGAGCAGCTTGCTCAACGCATTGATGATCTGTCAGCAAAAATCTCGAAACTCAGCCATCATTAG
- the ubiB gene encoding ubiquinone biosynthesis regulatory protein kinase UbiB: protein MRSLRIYRIIKTFLQHGLDDLLPSKAIPWYVKLARLSLFWLYNKHSDKSDAQRFRLAIEALGPVFIKFGQMLSTRRDLLPQAFAEELALLQDQVPPFSGEQALKQIEKSIGREAFATHFKNFEQEPLASASIAQVHTATLLDDDGNNIEVVLKVLRPGIEKTIIADINVMLMFAGIVAKWLPDGKRLRPKEVVNEYKKTILDELDLNREAANAIQLKRNFTQGRDTDHHLYVPEIYSSYCHKNVLVMERIYGIGVGEVATLQELGCNMKLLAERGVEVFFTQVFRDSFFHADMHPGNVFVNASNPSDPTWIAIDCGIVGTLNKEDKRYLAENFVAFFNRDYRKVAQLHVDSGWVPRDTSVDEFEFAIRTVCEPIFNKPLAEISFGQVLVNLFNTARRFNMEVQPQLVLLQKTLLYIEGLGRQLYPQLDLWQTAKPFLENWVKEQMGVSAVFGKIKDNLPFWNEKLPEVPDLVYDFLYSGKQAHLQQIELLTEIKQHQQVKSRQLTYSILAAGAMITSALSLSAQNWLVTYATGAIAVLFAIKALSAR from the coding sequence GTGCGCAGCTTACGAATTTATCGAATTATTAAAACCTTTCTTCAGCATGGATTAGACGATCTGCTGCCAAGCAAAGCTATTCCTTGGTACGTAAAACTGGCAAGGCTTTCACTGTTTTGGTTATACAACAAACATTCAGATAAAAGCGATGCCCAGCGTTTTCGTTTAGCCATTGAGGCGTTAGGGCCTGTATTTATCAAGTTTGGTCAAATGCTCTCAACACGCCGAGACCTGTTGCCACAAGCCTTTGCCGAAGAGCTGGCATTACTACAAGACCAAGTACCACCCTTTTCTGGCGAGCAAGCCTTAAAACAAATAGAAAAATCGATTGGTCGCGAAGCCTTTGCCACCCATTTTAAAAACTTTGAACAAGAGCCGCTTGCGTCTGCTTCGATTGCACAAGTGCATACCGCCACGTTACTAGATGACGACGGTAACAACATAGAAGTCGTACTAAAAGTACTTCGCCCGGGTATTGAAAAAACCATTATCGCTGACATTAACGTTATGTTGATGTTTGCAGGCATTGTCGCCAAGTGGCTGCCTGACGGTAAACGGTTGCGTCCAAAAGAAGTGGTGAACGAATACAAGAAAACCATTTTAGATGAATTAGACTTAAACCGTGAAGCGGCTAATGCCATTCAACTAAAGCGCAATTTCACGCAAGGCCGTGATACAGATCACCACTTATACGTTCCTGAAATTTACAGCAGCTATTGCCACAAGAACGTTTTAGTGATGGAGCGCATCTATGGCATAGGTGTTGGAGAAGTAGCCACCTTGCAGGAACTTGGCTGCAATATGAAGCTCTTGGCTGAACGCGGCGTTGAAGTGTTTTTCACGCAAGTATTTCGCGACAGCTTCTTCCATGCCGATATGCACCCCGGCAATGTATTCGTTAACGCCAGCAACCCTAGCGATCCAACGTGGATCGCCATTGATTGCGGTATTGTTGGCACACTAAACAAAGAAGATAAACGCTATTTAGCTGAAAACTTTGTAGCGTTTTTCAATCGCGATTACCGCAAAGTAGCGCAATTACATGTCGATTCAGGTTGGGTGCCACGCGACACTAGCGTTGATGAATTCGAATTTGCTATTCGCACGGTTTGCGAGCCTATTTTTAATAAGCCGCTGGCCGAAATCTCGTTTGGCCAAGTGTTGGTGAACCTGTTTAATACAGCCCGCAGATTTAACATGGAAGTACAACCACAACTGGTGTTACTGCAAAAAACCTTACTCTATATCGAAGGTTTAGGGCGCCAACTCTACCCTCAGTTAGATTTATGGCAAACCGCAAAGCCGTTTTTAGAAAACTGGGTAAAAGAGCAAATGGGGGTTTCGGCAGTTTTTGGCAAAATTAAAGACAACTTGCCGTTCTGGAATGAAAAACTACCTGAAGTACCTGATCTGGTTTATGACTTTTTGTACTCAGGAAAACAGGCACATTTACAGCAAATTGAATTATTGACCGAAATCAAACAACACCAGCAAGTAAAATCACGCCAGCTGACATATTCTATTCTTGCAGCCGGAGCAATGATCACTAGCGCGTTAAGTTTGTCCGCTCAGAACTGGCTTGTTACCTATGCTACTGGTGCTATTGCGGTGCTATTTGCAATCAAAGCACTCAGCGCTCGCTAG
- the msbA gene encoding lipid A export permease/ATP-binding protein MsbA: protein MGNGSKEVSPAEQHVTELNTWLNFKRLIRHAFPYRAASFFAIFCMLGYASIDVYFLSKLPALIDEGLTGKNPEFMKWAPLFVIVCFILRGTFHFLSNYCLAWVGNNVVADLRQKIFKHVMAMPVAFHDSTSTGTLISKLTFDTEQVLQAVSKSLLTLVQQGGFVIGLLFLMFWESWQLSAIFLVITPIIAVIVTIVSKRFRKISKNIQNAMGEVTSAAEQTFNGHKVVITFDGQERENDRFYQINKHNRQQRMKMVTAKSASVPIIQIIASFALAFVLYVATLDGFVDSLTPGVFMGVVTYMTMLLRPLKLLTNVNNEFQRGMAASSSIFELLDKQPEQETGDKVLEQSQGALTVRNVSFAYPNEEKLTLDNISFHANTGETIALVGRSGSGKSTLTSLLLRFYQAQKGEILIDDTDISTLTIKSLRRQFAYVSQQVVLFNDSLANNIAYAKPEASREEIIAAAKKAHVLEFADKLPQGLDTNIGDNGALLSGGQRQRVAIARALLCDAPFLILDEATSALDTESERHIQDALTELQQQRTSIIIAHRLSTIESATNILVIDQGKVIEQGNHEALLAQDGAYAQLHKFQFAQ, encoded by the coding sequence ATGGGAAATGGCTCCAAAGAAGTATCGCCAGCCGAACAACACGTAACCGAGTTAAACACTTGGCTTAATTTTAAGCGCTTGATTCGCCATGCGTTTCCTTACCGAGCAGCATCGTTTTTCGCGATCTTTTGTATGCTTGGCTATGCCTCAATTGATGTTTACTTCTTATCTAAATTGCCAGCGCTGATCGATGAAGGCTTAACAGGCAAAAACCCAGAGTTTATGAAGTGGGCCCCGCTGTTTGTGATTGTCTGCTTTATTTTGCGCGGCACTTTCCACTTCTTAAGCAATTACTGTTTAGCTTGGGTTGGCAACAATGTGGTTGCCGACTTGCGCCAGAAAATTTTTAAGCATGTTATGGCAATGCCTGTTGCCTTTCACGATAGCACGTCTACGGGTACCTTAATTTCCAAGCTAACGTTTGACACGGAGCAAGTGTTACAAGCGGTGAGCAAGTCATTATTGACGCTGGTTCAGCAAGGCGGCTTTGTAATTGGCTTACTATTCCTAATGTTTTGGGAAAGCTGGCAGTTATCGGCGATTTTCTTAGTGATCACGCCAATTATCGCGGTGATTGTGACTATAGTGTCTAAACGTTTTCGCAAGATCAGTAAAAATATTCAAAACGCCATGGGTGAAGTGACCAGCGCTGCAGAGCAAACGTTTAACGGACACAAGGTTGTTATCACGTTTGATGGCCAAGAGCGTGAAAATGATCGCTTCTACCAAATTAATAAGCACAATCGCCAGCAGCGGATGAAAATGGTCACCGCTAAGTCTGCCAGTGTGCCAATTATTCAAATTATTGCGTCCTTCGCTTTAGCCTTTGTACTGTATGTGGCCACCCTTGATGGCTTTGTTGACAGCTTAACGCCCGGTGTATTTATGGGCGTAGTGACTTATATGACCATGCTATTGAGGCCACTGAAACTGCTCACTAATGTGAACAATGAATTCCAGCGCGGAATGGCGGCGAGTAGCAGTATTTTTGAACTGCTCGACAAGCAACCAGAGCAAGAAACTGGTGATAAGGTGCTTGAGCAATCGCAAGGTGCGTTAACCGTTCGCAATGTGAGCTTCGCATACCCGAATGAAGAAAAGCTAACGCTCGACAATATCAGCTTTCACGCCAATACCGGCGAAACAATTGCTTTGGTGGGCCGCTCTGGTAGCGGTAAATCGACGTTAACGTCGTTGTTATTAAGGTTCTATCAAGCGCAAAAAGGCGAAATTTTAATTGACGATACCGATATCTCGACACTGACGATTAAATCGCTACGTCGCCAATTTGCTTATGTATCTCAACAAGTTGTGCTGTTTAACGACTCGCTTGCTAACAATATTGCGTATGCCAAGCCTGAAGCAAGCCGCGAAGAAATCATCGCAGCCGCAAAGAAAGCTCACGTATTGGAATTTGCCGACAAATTGCCACAAGGCTTAGACACCAATATTGGTGACAATGGCGCCCTGCTATCAGGTGGTCAACGTCAACGCGTGGCAATTGCTAGAGCATTGCTATGTGATGCACCTTTCTTAATTTTAGATGAAGCCACCAGTGCGCTAGACACTGAATCTGAGCGCCATATTCAGGATGCTTTGACCGAACTGCAACAGCAACGCACATCAATCATTATCGCTCACCGTTTATCGACGATTGAAAGTGCCACCAATATTTTGGTGATCGATCAGGGTAAAGTGATAGAGCAAGGCAATCACGAAGCGTTACTAGCGCAAGATGGCGCTTACGCGCAGCTGCATAAGTTTCAGTTTGCTCAATAA
- the ubiE gene encoding bifunctional demethylmenaquinone methyltransferase/2-methoxy-6-polyprenyl-1,4-benzoquinol methylase UbiE, whose protein sequence is MSQPMQHEQTENQNATDQETTHFGYQTVEKGSKESMVAGVFHSVAKQYDIMNDLMSFGIHRLWKRFTIDASGVRPGNKVLDLAGGTGDLTAKFSQLVGKDGKVILADINSSMLNVGRDKLRDRGLVQNIEYVQANAEHLPFEENTFDIVTIAFGLRNVTNKDNALRSIFRVLKPGGRLLVLEFSKPEHEILNKAYDFYSFNILPKMGELVAKDGESYQYLAESIRMHPDQETLKTMMNDAGFEQTTYHNLTGGIVALHKGYKF, encoded by the coding sequence ATGTCTCAGCCCATGCAGCACGAACAAACTGAAAACCAAAACGCAACGGATCAAGAAACCACTCATTTTGGCTACCAAACGGTAGAAAAAGGTTCTAAAGAATCTATGGTGGCAGGTGTATTCCACTCTGTAGCGAAACAATACGACATTATGAATGACTTGATGTCTTTCGGTATTCATCGCTTGTGGAAACGTTTTACCATTGACGCTTCAGGCGTGCGCCCTGGCAATAAAGTTTTAGATTTAGCCGGTGGCACGGGCGACTTAACGGCGAAGTTCTCTCAGCTTGTGGGCAAAGACGGCAAAGTGATTTTGGCAGACATCAATAGCTCAATGCTTAATGTAGGTCGTGACAAATTGCGTGACCGCGGCTTAGTGCAAAACATTGAGTATGTGCAAGCAAACGCCGAACACTTACCATTTGAAGAAAATACCTTTGATATTGTGACCATTGCTTTTGGTCTACGTAATGTCACCAACAAAGACAACGCATTGCGTTCAATTTTCCGTGTATTAAAACCAGGTGGACGGCTACTGGTATTAGAGTTTTCAAAGCCTGAGCACGAAATCCTTAACAAAGCTTACGACTTCTATTCATTCAACATTTTGCCAAAAATGGGTGAACTGGTCGCCAAAGACGGTGAAAGCTACCAGTACTTAGCCGAGTCAATTCGCATGCACCCAGATCAAGAAACGTTAAAAACTATGATGAATGATGCAGGCTTTGAACAAACTACTTATCACAACTTAACCGGTGGTATTGTGGCGTTACACAAGGGCTACAAGTTCTAA
- the arsH gene encoding arsenical resistance protein ArsH, producing the protein MNYLENNTFNLSSTVTKPSPHKPRVLVLYGSLRENSFSRFAAQEAGNILEHLGAEVRFFNPAELPMFDNGASASHPKVKELRQLVMWSEAQVWSSPEIHGNMSGVFKNQIDWIPLSDGAVRPTQGKTLAIMQVTGGSQSFNALNNMRVLGRWMRMLTIPNQSSVAKAWQEFNPDGTMKASPFRDRIVDVMEELMKFTLLTRDANPMLTDRFSERNTQALQAVKAQVAQADVLEAKVEGKAACC; encoded by the coding sequence ATGAATTACCTAGAAAATAATACCTTTAACCTCAGTTCAACTGTAACTAAGCCGAGCCCCCATAAACCAAGAGTATTGGTGCTGTACGGATCGCTACGAGAGAATTCTTTTAGTCGTTTTGCGGCACAAGAAGCGGGCAATATACTCGAACATTTAGGCGCTGAGGTGAGGTTCTTTAATCCAGCGGAGTTGCCAATGTTTGATAATGGTGCGTCGGCTTCGCACCCAAAAGTGAAGGAATTAAGGCAACTTGTTATGTGGTCAGAAGCTCAAGTGTGGAGTTCGCCGGAAATTCACGGCAATATGTCAGGGGTGTTTAAAAATCAAATTGACTGGATACCGCTCTCTGATGGTGCTGTGCGCCCGACACAAGGGAAGACGCTGGCGATTATGCAAGTGACGGGTGGCTCTCAAAGCTTTAATGCGCTCAACAATATGCGGGTCTTAGGTCGGTGGATGCGTATGCTAACCATACCGAATCAATCATCGGTAGCGAAAGCTTGGCAAGAGTTTAACCCTGATGGAACAATGAAAGCGTCACCCTTTAGGGATCGCATTGTTGATGTGATGGAAGAGTTAATGAAATTCACTTTGTTGACTCGCGATGCCAACCCTATGCTCACCGACAGGTTTAGTGAACGCAATACACAGGCATTACAAGCAGTTAAAGCGCAAGTTGCACAAGCGGATGTACTAGAAGCAAAAGTAGAGGGGAAAGCGGCTTGTTGCTAG
- a CDS encoding winged helix-turn-helix domain-containing protein gives MATQFWVNNYFIDVSRNQIKHQQQATQIPPKALKVLEVLASRAGEVVSHDELMDVVWESSVVGPNTLQRAIAQLRKAFGDDSKQQAFIKTHAKKGYSLEANVRWETNNNQKTPVRELEPNKSLTYRYALAALASVALLVFMLFPSEQAVFDRVMPLTASDEQEFNAAYSPDGRYLVFNRYVGQCISHLWAKDLTNNQEERLSTEPGHYSQLSWSSDGSQLAFILQSDCSDDLEYTQQCWQLQTLDFAEAWNGNAKNLLRYNCANIKTTHPTWLNDGRIAMLQYPTPDSNQPTLVIYDAVADELTNIPTSDSDRIYSLDYSRRLDRLATVSISDDHMHILRTLSVDGTTKSEAQISPTESYSADARFPIDFSPDGEHFLTHLEGQIYRLGIDGDLTLMHPASHSGLWNPSYHPSQEKFAATFGIKDYDIGYLSLESEEEADIQTFARSTSVDFNAKFQPSGELITFISHRSGKRQLWVIDGTSTYQLTQFEQGLRSSRYEWSPDGQTLAVNVNNQIALISLDGSYRLVKSPISVSVIMPWTAPDTLLVTDNQTKQQRLFAIDINSGDATDLAQEQILWAAYYQADQLLYLNSQGQAMLRSGSDSGSGSVSNIQPLNILTNKLFDDYLLLKGDSLYGISSQAKLWRYDLKLHQLTPIANLDKDVLYVTDIRDDKMLASKFIGGRRELVEFSQPK, from the coding sequence ATGGCCACGCAGTTTTGGGTTAACAACTACTTTATCGATGTCAGTCGAAACCAAATAAAGCATCAACAACAAGCCACCCAAATCCCTCCTAAAGCATTAAAAGTATTAGAGGTGTTAGCGAGCCGGGCGGGTGAAGTCGTCAGCCATGATGAGTTAATGGATGTAGTTTGGGAGAGCAGTGTTGTTGGCCCCAATACCTTGCAACGTGCCATTGCCCAGTTGCGCAAAGCATTCGGTGACGACAGTAAACAACAAGCATTTATTAAAACTCATGCGAAAAAGGGCTACAGCTTAGAAGCGAATGTACGTTGGGAAACAAATAACAATCAGAAAACGCCTGTTCGTGAATTAGAGCCAAATAAATCACTAACCTATCGGTATGCGTTGGCGGCATTGGCGAGTGTCGCTTTACTCGTTTTCATGCTATTTCCGTCAGAGCAAGCCGTTTTTGATCGCGTTATGCCACTCACAGCAAGTGACGAACAAGAATTTAATGCCGCCTATTCCCCTGACGGTAGATATTTAGTTTTCAACCGTTATGTTGGCCAATGTATTAGTCACTTATGGGCTAAAGATTTAACCAACAACCAAGAAGAGCGTTTAAGCACAGAGCCTGGGCATTATAGCCAGCTAAGTTGGTCGTCGGATGGTTCTCAGTTAGCGTTTATCTTGCAATCTGATTGCTCAGATGATCTTGAATATACGCAGCAATGTTGGCAATTACAGACGCTAGATTTCGCTGAGGCTTGGAATGGTAACGCGAAAAATCTATTGCGTTACAACTGTGCCAACATCAAAACAACGCACCCTACTTGGCTCAATGACGGCCGAATAGCGATGCTGCAATATCCCACACCTGACAGTAATCAACCGACACTGGTTATCTATGATGCTGTTGCTGATGAGCTCACTAACATACCGACAAGTGACAGTGATCGAATATATTCGCTGGATTATTCTCGTCGCTTAGATCGGTTGGCAACCGTATCTATCAGTGATGACCATATGCATATATTGCGAACCTTATCTGTTGACGGAACAACAAAGAGCGAAGCGCAAATATCTCCAACAGAAAGTTATTCTGCAGATGCTCGCTTTCCAATTGACTTTTCGCCTGACGGTGAGCATTTTTTGACTCATCTTGAAGGGCAAATATATCGTCTTGGTATCGACGGCGACCTTACCTTGATGCACCCAGCAAGCCACTCGGGACTCTGGAATCCTAGTTACCACCCGAGCCAAGAGAAGTTTGCTGCTACCTTTGGTATTAAAGACTATGATATTGGCTACCTGTCCCTAGAAAGCGAAGAAGAGGCAGATATACAGACGTTTGCTCGCTCTACTTCTGTTGATTTCAATGCCAAATTTCAACCTAGCGGCGAGCTCATTACCTTTATCTCGCACCGCTCTGGCAAACGCCAACTATGGGTAATTGATGGCACTAGCACCTACCAACTTACCCAATTTGAACAAGGACTTAGAAGTAGCCGATACGAATGGTCACCTGACGGGCAAACCCTAGCCGTTAATGTAAACAACCAAATTGCGTTAATTAGCTTAGATGGTAGCTATCGGCTGGTTAAATCACCGATATCGGTGAGCGTGATAATGCCTTGGACGGCTCCAGACACACTACTGGTAACAGATAACCAAACTAAACAACAGCGATTGTTTGCGATTGATATCAATAGCGGTGACGCTACCGATTTGGCGCAGGAGCAAATTTTATGGGCTGCCTACTATCAAGCAGATCAATTGCTTTACCTGAATAGCCAAGGCCAAGCCATGCTGCGTTCTGGCTCAGACTCGGGCTCTGGCTCTGTTTCAAATATTCAACCGCTTAACATATTGACCAATAAGCTGTTTGACGATTATTTATTGTTAAAAGGGGACTCGCTTTATGGCATTAGTTCGCAAGCAAAGCTTTGGCGTTACGATTTAAAATTACATCAGCTAACGCCTATTGCTAACCTTGATAAAGATGTTCTTTATGTTACTGATATCCGAGATGATAAAATGCTGGCGAGCAAATTCATTGGCGGCAGACGAGAGCTAGTTGAATTTAGCCAGCCTAAGTAG
- a CDS encoding DUF1538 domain-containing protein — MLGSIRDLAPIIAVIVFFQLVIIQQPLPNVLELLVGVLFVLLGLTFFIHGLEQGLFPIGETMAHAFAKKGSVFWLLVFAFALGFGTTVAEPALIAVAAEAAEVAASGNMIAADEAAKASYANGLRFTVALSVGLAIVLGVFRILKGWPIQYLIIGGYVLVVILTLFAPVEIIGIAYDSGGVTTSTITVPLVTALGVGLASSIKGRNPMIDGFGLIALASLTPMMFVMVYGMVML, encoded by the coding sequence ATGCTCGGCAGTATTCGCGATTTAGCGCCAATTATTGCCGTGATCGTGTTTTTTCAGCTAGTCATTATTCAACAACCCCTACCTAACGTGCTAGAGCTCTTAGTCGGTGTACTTTTTGTACTACTCGGCTTGACCTTTTTTATCCATGGTTTAGAGCAAGGCCTGTTTCCTATTGGCGAAACCATGGCTCACGCATTTGCCAAAAAAGGCAGTGTCTTTTGGCTACTCGTTTTTGCCTTTGCACTGGGTTTTGGTACGACAGTCGCCGAGCCTGCGCTTATTGCCGTTGCGGCAGAAGCCGCTGAGGTCGCTGCCAGTGGCAATATGATAGCCGCCGATGAAGCAGCAAAAGCTAGCTATGCTAATGGCCTACGATTTACCGTTGCCTTATCAGTTGGACTCGCCATTGTGCTTGGTGTATTTCGAATTCTTAAGGGGTGGCCAATTCAGTACCTAATTATTGGTGGCTATGTCTTGGTGGTAATTCTTACCTTGTTTGCACCGGTTGAAATTATTGGTATCGCATACGACTCTGGCGGTGTTACTACGTCAACGATCACAGTGCCTTTGGTGACCGCTCTCGGGGTCGGCCTTGCTTCTTCCATTAAAGGTCGTAACCCAATGATTGATGGCTTTGGTTTGATTGCACTCGCATCATTAACGCCAATGATGTTTGTCATGGTTTACGGGATGGTGATGCTATGA
- a CDS encoding P-II family nitrogen regulator produces MRFKLIVVFVEDALTDQVVESARETGATGATVINNARGEGLNKSKTFFGLDLVTQRDVVLLLVEEHMSRHILEEIARVGEFDEKPGSGIAFQIDVEDAVGVSHQISQLSSSVENEL; encoded by the coding sequence ATGCGCTTTAAACTTATTGTGGTCTTCGTGGAAGATGCACTAACAGATCAAGTCGTTGAATCTGCTCGTGAAACAGGCGCGACGGGCGCGACTGTTATCAACAATGCTCGCGGAGAAGGGTTAAATAAGTCAAAAACCTTTTTTGGCTTGGATTTAGTCACTCAACGTGACGTGGTGCTGCTATTGGTAGAAGAGCACATGTCACGCCATATTTTAGAAGAAATCGCCCGAGTAGGTGAGTTTGACGAAAAACCAGGCTCAGGTATTGCTTTCCAAATCGATGTTGAAGACGCGGTTGGCGTATCTCATCAAATCAGTCAATTAAGCTCAAGTGTGGAGAACGAACTGTGA